A single region of the Lysinibacillus sp. B2A1 genome encodes:
- a CDS encoding peptidase M28, giving the protein MTQLDPTLQMFKDLTDANGIAGNERAPREVMKKYIAPYADSVETDNLGSVIAKKVGDENGPKIMVAGHLDEVGFMITQIDDKGFIKFQTVGGWWSQVMLAQRVTVTTRKGDEIIGVIGSKPPHILPADVRNKVVDIKDMFIDVGAASKEEVLEWGVRPGDMVTPYFEFNVMKNDKYLLAKAWDNRIGCAIAIDVMKALQNEKHPNILYSVGNVQEEVGLRGAKTATHKIQPDIGFAVDVGVAGDTPGVTAKESTSKMGAGPQIVVYDASMVSHRGLREFVLDVADEHNIPYQFEAMAGGGTDAGSIHVTANGIPALSIGIATRYIHSHAGILHRDDYENAVKLVVEVIKKLDRDAVNKIIFD; this is encoded by the coding sequence ATGACACAGCTAGATCCAACATTACAAATGTTTAAAGATTTAACGGATGCGAATGGAATTGCAGGGAATGAACGTGCACCACGTGAGGTCATGAAAAAATACATTGCACCATACGCAGACTCAGTAGAAACAGATAACTTAGGAAGCGTTATCGCAAAAAAAGTGGGCGATGAAAATGGTCCAAAAATAATGGTGGCAGGGCATTTAGATGAAGTCGGCTTCATGATTACACAAATCGATGATAAAGGGTTTATCAAATTCCAAACTGTAGGTGGCTGGTGGAGCCAGGTAATGCTTGCACAGCGTGTTACAGTTACAACGCGAAAAGGCGATGAAATCATCGGGGTAATTGGTTCAAAGCCACCGCATATTTTACCAGCAGATGTACGAAACAAAGTCGTAGACATTAAAGATATGTTTATTGATGTGGGTGCAGCTTCAAAGGAAGAAGTGCTTGAATGGGGCGTGCGTCCTGGTGATATGGTGACACCATATTTTGAATTCAATGTCATGAAAAATGACAAGTATCTTTTAGCAAAGGCATGGGATAACCGTATTGGCTGTGCAATTGCTATTGATGTTATGAAGGCGTTGCAAAATGAAAAACATCCTAACATCCTATATTCTGTAGGGAACGTACAAGAAGAAGTCGGTCTTCGAGGTGCAAAAACGGCTACTCATAAAATTCAGCCTGATATTGGCTTTGCTGTCGATGTAGGTGTAGCTGGAGACACGCCAGGGGTAACAGCGAAGGAATCAACAAGTAAAATGGGCGCTGGTCCACAAATCGTTGTCTATGATGCATCAATGGTATCTCATCGTGGCTTACGTGAATTCGTATTAGATGTGGCTGATGAGCATAATATTCCATATCAATTCGAGGCCATGGCTGGTGGCGGTACAGACGCAGGCTCTATTCATGTAACAGCTAACGGCATACCTGCACTATCAATCGGTATTGCAACACGCTATATCCACTCACATGCAGGTATTCTACATCGTGATGATTATGAGAATGCTGTAAAATTAGTGGTAGAGGTTATTAAAAAATTAGACAGAGATGCTGTGAATAAAATTATTTTTGACTGA
- a CDS encoding DUF4177 domain-containing protein produces MFYEHKFVKIQLSSFKLTPEEDYHKVVFDYEKEGWELIQIFAPGTKGTGFPSFFELIFKRKKD; encoded by the coding sequence ATCTTTTACGAACATAAATTCGTGAAAATTCAATTATCTTCATTCAAACTAACTCCTGAGGAAGATTATCATAAAGTTGTTTTTGATTATGAAAAAGAAGGTTGGGAATTAATACAAATCTTTGCACCAGGAACAAAAGGTACCGGTTTTCCTTCCTTTTTTGAATTAATATTTAAACGTAAGAAAGATTAA
- a CDS encoding quinolone resistance protein, protein MSQGFNIELPKILSDLEKANFQDIFYDEDPYLSNCIIADTVIDKEVVEKLVVSKVIFKNAKFIDVSFRKIDLTDVIFENCDLSNANLSEGIIHRVNFKNCKLLGSDFSETNLGNVSFENCIANLCNFAVTRFKHVIFDNSILRGANFYECSLNKVKFYESDINDVDFSQTSLKGIDISTCNFEKLNVTPESLNGCEVSTEQAIGFASLLGLKVKSLN, encoded by the coding sequence ATGTCACAAGGTTTCAATATTGAATTACCAAAAATTCTCTCAGATCTAGAAAAAGCTAATTTTCAAGATATTTTTTATGATGAAGACCCATATTTATCAAATTGTATTATTGCTGATACAGTAATTGATAAAGAGGTTGTTGAAAAATTAGTTGTATCTAAAGTTATCTTTAAAAATGCAAAATTCATTGATGTTTCTTTTAGAAAAATTGATTTAACTGATGTAATTTTTGAAAACTGTGATCTATCTAATGCAAACTTAAGTGAAGGTATTATACATAGAGTCAATTTCAAAAACTGTAAATTATTAGGATCGGATTTTTCTGAGACTAATCTTGGAAATGTTTCTTTCGAAAATTGTATTGCAAATCTATGCAATTTTGCTGTAACCCGTTTCAAGCATGTGATATTTGACAATTCAATACTTCGAGGTGCAAATTTTTATGAATGTTCACTAAATAAGGTGAAATTTTATGAAAGTGATATTAATGATGTTGATTTTTCTCAAACTTCTTTAAAAGGAATTGATATTAGTACCTGTAATTTTGAAAAACTTAATGTAACCCCAGAAAGTTTGAATGGATGTGAAGTTTCCACTGAACAAGCTATTGGTTTTGCTTCTTTGTTGGGATTGAAGGTAAAGTCATTAAATTAA
- a CDS encoding DinB family protein: MNTIDLILLNFNEVRRRSIKLWTSIPQDKLNWRPDDKAMSCIEMIRHVLESEYYYHQAIKNKGSIPVFESPFEKLPFNTVEDELIIAVPFRNQFIETIKSFSDEDLKIIKIDRSDVGYIRDLGDMLLRIAYHESIHTGQLLDYLRSAKVTIPDIWD; this comes from the coding sequence ATGAACACAATCGATTTAATTCTTTTAAATTTCAATGAAGTCCGAAGACGTAGCATTAAGCTTTGGACGTCTATCCCCCAAGATAAATTAAATTGGAGACCAGATGATAAAGCTATGTCTTGCATTGAGATGATTAGACATGTTCTAGAAAGTGAATATTATTATCATCAGGCTATTAAAAATAAAGGCAGTATACCTGTATTTGAATCCCCATTTGAAAAACTACCATTCAACACTGTTGAAGATGAATTAATTATTGCAGTACCGTTTAGAAATCAATTTATAGAAACTATTAAATCATTTTCAGATGAAGATTTAAAAATTATTAAAATTGACCGTTCAGATGTTGGGTACATAAGAGACTTAGGAGATATGTTGCTGAGAATTGCCTATCATGAATCAATTCATACTGGTCAATTACTCGATTATTTACGATCTGCAAAAGTTACAATCCCAGATATTTGGGATTAA